The window CGTGCGGACGGTGGCGGCAGGTGAGGGGCGGCGGCGGTCAGTTCGGCGCGGGAGCCGTGTCGGGAAAGGCGTCGCCGAGGACTTTGCGGATGAAGCGCTCGTCGGGGCGCGCGCACTTGCCGTGCGCGGTGCACACCCAGGCCGGCGAGTACGGCCGCACCCGGTCGAAGAGCGACACCAGGCTGGCGCGGCTCTGCGCGTGATCGGCGGTAAAGATGTGCGACGCGGGACGATAGCCGGTAACGTACGACCGGTACACGGCATCCCCCACGTACAGCACGCCGCGGATCAGGTACGACGCGCTCCCCGCCGTGTGCCCGGGATTCAGGAACGCCCGCACTGTATCGCCACCGATGACCATCACGGTGTCGGCGGAAAAGGAATGGACGTTCACCTCGCCCGGCCACGGCGCGGGATTGCCGAGCACAAGGTCGCCCGCACGCGACGGCAGGTCTGCGTGCTCCTTCAGGCTTTCCAGCATGGCCCGCTCGCTCGCCCCCACGTGAAAGCGCGCCTGCTGCACCGCGCGCCACGCCCCGATGTGGTCGCGGTGGCTGTGCGTGACGAACACGTCCGTCACGTCCTCCGGCCGGGCGCCGATGCGTGCCAGCCCGCGCCGCAGCGGCCGCGCGGCGCCGGTCCATCCCAGGTCCACCAGCAGCACGCCGCTTTCCGTCCGCACCGCGTAGATAGTGCTTTCCCACGGGTACGAGGTGGGGATGGCGATGGACGCGGGGCCCTCCACCGCGTTCAGGTGCATGGTGCACCCGGCGGCGGCAAGCGGAAGGGCAAGGAGCGTGAGCAGGCGGGCGATCCGGCGCATGACGAGGAAGCGGCTGGAGACGTGGATGACGGCTTCGGATACCCGGCGCGCATCCCGGAGGTTCGCCGCCGAAAACGCGAGCGGGGCACGGCGAATAGCCGTGCCCCGCCCGTCATCCCTCCGCGACGTCCGTGATCAGGCGGCCCAGGCGGCGGGCCCTCCCGCGACGGCGGCCAGCGGCGGCGCGGGCTCTTCCATCTCCGCGTCCCCGCCGTCCTGCGTGCGGAACCGGCCCACGTCCGCCTGCAGCTCCGTGGCGATCTGCGACAGTTCCTCCGCGGAGGCGCTCATCTCCTGCATGGAGGCGTTGATCTCTTCCACGGCGGCGGCGGCGTTTTCCGCGGCGGCGGCGTTCAGCCTGGACAGGGTGACCAGCGCGTCCATGGCGTCTTCCGAGCCGGCTTCCACCTCGGCCGGGTCCACGCCCACGCTGGTGAGCGCCGCGCGGCTCGCCCGGGCCATGCCGTCGGCCTCCTGCGAAATCGCACCCACGTCCCGCACCGTCTGGTCCACCACCGAAACGATCTCGCGCAGCGCCGCGCCCGCGTCGTTGGCCAGCGCCGCGCCCTGCTTCACCTCGGCCGTGCCGCGCTCCATCGTCTCCACCGCGCGCGTGGTCAGCTGCTGCACTTCGCGGATGATGTCGGCCGCTTCGGCGGCGGAGGTGCCGGAGCGCGTGGCCAGCTTGCGCACCTCATCCGCCACCACCGCGAAGCCGCGCCCGTGCTCGCCCGCGCGGGCCGCTTCGATGGCCGCGTTCAGCGCCAGCAGGTTGGTCTGCTCAGCGATGTCCGTAATCGAACGGGTGATGCGGCTGATCTGCTCGGACCGCGCGCCCAGCTCGCCGATCTGCTCCGCGGCGTTCACCACCGTGCTGCGGATGCGGTCCAGCCCGCCCACCGCGCCCTCGATGACCCGCGAACCGTCGCGCGCCACCGTGGAGGCGCGCTGCGAGGCGGCGGACACGGCCTCCGACCGGCGCGCCACGCTGCCGATGGAGCGCGCCATTTCACCCAGCGTGCTGGCCATGCGCTGCGTGTTCAGCGCCTGCTCCTGAGAGCTGGCCGCCACTTCGCTCAGCGAGCGCGCCACGTCTTCCGCCGCCGACGTCACGTGGTCCGCCGCGGCGTTGAAGGTCTGCGCCACCTCCGACACCTCGTGCGCGCGGTTGCGCACGCCCTGCACCGCGTCGGACAGCCGCTGCGTGCCGTTGTTCACCGCCGCCACCGCGTCGCCCACCGCGCCGCCGCCGTGCTCCGCACGCGCCGTGAGGTCGCCCTGGCCCAGCCGCCCCGCCAGCGTCACCAGCCGCTCGGCCGCGCGCGTCTCCTGCTCCAGGATGCGCGCGATGTACACCAGCACCGCCACCTCGAACACCACCCAGCCGGCGTGGACGGCCACGATCCCCCATCCCTGGTGGTCCTGAAAGATGCGGATGCCGGAACCGGACATCTGCATCATGTGGAACACCGCGTGGTAGACCGCCGTCACCGCGGCGCCCACGACCGGAACGCGCCAGTCGCGGTACAGCAGCGTAAAGGCGAGGATGGCGAAGATGTGAAAGTGCATCTCGATCATCCCGCCGGTCTGGTGGATGATCAGCATGGAAA is drawn from Longimicrobium terrae and contains these coding sequences:
- a CDS encoding MBL fold metallo-hydrolase — translated: MRRIARLLTLLALPLAAAGCTMHLNAVEGPASIAIPTSYPWESTIYAVRTESGVLLVDLGWTGAARPLRRGLARIGARPEDVTDVFVTHSHRDHIGAWRAVQQARFHVGASERAMLESLKEHADLPSRAGDLVLGNPAPWPGEVNVHSFSADTVMVIGGDTVRAFLNPGHTAGSASYLIRGVLYVGDAVYRSYVTGYRPASHIFTADHAQSRASLVSLFDRVRPYSPAWVCTAHGKCARPDERFIRKVLGDAFPDTAPAPN
- a CDS encoding methyl-accepting chemotaxis protein → MDQTIRGGLVSLAGISVVRDEADGDHGLLEAGYRTADRVLRNLLVAHLVLIFALVPLRGTLREAILWGGGTVAVGWFVAWRWEGSVAARLTLAAALQTISMLIIHQTGGMIEMHFHIFAILAFTLLYRDWRVPVVGAAVTAVYHAVFHMMQMSGSGIRIFQDHQGWGIVAVHAGWVVFEVAVLVYIARILEQETRAAERLVTLAGRLGQGDLTARAEHGGGAVGDAVAAVNNGTQRLSDAVQGVRNRAHEVSEVAQTFNAAADHVTSAAEDVARSLSEVAASSQEQALNTQRMASTLGEMARSIGSVARRSEAVSAASQRASTVARDGSRVIEGAVGGLDRIRSTVVNAAEQIGELGARSEQISRITRSITDIAEQTNLLALNAAIEAARAGEHGRGFAVVADEVRKLATRSGTSAAEAADIIREVQQLTTRAVETMERGTAEVKQGAALANDAGAALREIVSVVDQTVRDVGAISQEADGMARASRAALTSVGVDPAEVEAGSEDAMDALVTLSRLNAAAAENAAAAVEEINASMQEMSASAEELSQIATELQADVGRFRTQDGGDAEMEEPAPPLAAVAGGPAAWAA